The Cryptosporangium aurantiacum genome has a window encoding:
- a CDS encoding DUF2293 domain-containing protein: MSKLERRVVAVAESALATRKVVSAVDVLTGLRWVRVGQVDTWRQGRLDALEAATAVDARKLVDAVSLLRSWAEQKGLVAGEASYVAASRDRRALRFTRTGDDAVEQAFRIEWSAADLSAARRQRLAARQQAVPDLVVHVATGVWVCDACDGTAPYQVPEGDERLCPGCADLDHLVFLPAGNAALSRRAKKESTLSAIVVRYNRRRKRYERQGILVEEGALARAEESCLADEDARERRRQRDEVRRDAADVAYQAALAGRITALFPGCSPERADAIARRAGERSSGRVGRSAAAKALDEQAVTLAVVASVRHEDTEYDALLMAGVPRREARDRIRTRLDAVLTTWRTNRRETGL; encoded by the coding sequence GTGTCGAAACTGGAACGGCGGGTCGTCGCGGTCGCGGAGAGTGCACTGGCCACCCGGAAGGTGGTGTCCGCGGTCGACGTCCTGACCGGCCTGCGCTGGGTGCGCGTCGGCCAGGTCGACACCTGGCGGCAAGGCCGTTTGGACGCTCTGGAGGCCGCCACCGCGGTCGACGCCCGAAAGCTGGTCGACGCGGTGAGTCTTCTGCGGTCGTGGGCGGAGCAGAAAGGCCTGGTCGCCGGCGAGGCCTCGTACGTGGCGGCCAGCCGCGACCGGCGCGCGCTCCGGTTCACCCGCACCGGCGACGACGCGGTGGAGCAAGCGTTCCGAATCGAGTGGAGCGCCGCGGACCTGAGCGCCGCCCGGCGTCAGCGGCTCGCCGCGCGGCAGCAGGCGGTGCCGGACCTGGTCGTGCACGTCGCGACTGGCGTGTGGGTCTGCGACGCCTGCGACGGGACCGCGCCGTACCAGGTCCCGGAGGGCGACGAGCGGCTCTGCCCGGGCTGCGCCGACCTGGATCACCTCGTGTTTCTGCCGGCGGGCAACGCCGCGCTGTCCCGCCGGGCGAAGAAGGAGAGCACGCTGTCCGCGATCGTCGTCCGCTACAACCGGAGGCGGAAGCGCTACGAGCGGCAGGGAATCCTGGTCGAGGAGGGCGCGCTCGCGCGCGCCGAGGAATCCTGCCTGGCCGACGAGGACGCGCGGGAACGCAGGCGGCAGCGCGACGAGGTCCGGCGGGACGCCGCCGACGTGGCGTACCAGGCGGCGCTGGCCGGGCGGATCACCGCGCTGTTCCCCGGTTGCTCCCCCGAGCGGGCGGACGCGATCGCGCGGCGCGCGGGGGAGCGCAGCAGCGGACGGGTCGGACGCTCGGCCGCGGCCAAGGCGCTCGACGAGCAGGCGGTGACGCTGGCCGTGGTCGCGTCGGTGCGGCACGAGGACACCGAGTACGACGCGCTGCTGATGGCCGGCGTGCCGCGCCGCGAGGCCCGTGACCGCATCCGCACCCGCCTCGACGCCGTCCTCACCACCTGGCGCACCAATCGACGCGAAACCGGCCTCTAA
- a CDS encoding acyl-CoA thioesterase translates to MHSETRVAPVSLAEIVELTDAGPGRYVAAGADRSSGPRVYGGQLVAQALAAAGRTAPDGRVPHSLHGHFLHPGDPDAPIEYDVDALRDGRAQTVRQVLGKQGPHDVFALTVSFAPAAASGPVLEHQEATSPVPDFDAVESVEETLARADAGLGEWFTRRIAPKPVEVRFVERPARDYVLRGEAPPSRQQVLMRIREPLPDNPLAHACGLAYFSDMFLLSTAVYPHRAVIGDRNLLVASLDHAIWFHGPVRADEWLLYDMESDWAGQGRGLCRGRMFDATGRLIATIVQEGLVKPLSPRD, encoded by the coding sequence ATGCACAGCGAAACCCGGGTGGCCCCGGTCAGCCTGGCCGAGATCGTGGAACTCACCGACGCCGGCCCAGGACGATACGTCGCCGCCGGGGCCGACCGGTCCTCGGGGCCGCGGGTCTACGGTGGTCAGCTGGTCGCTCAGGCGCTGGCCGCCGCCGGCCGCACCGCACCGGACGGCCGGGTGCCGCACTCGCTGCACGGCCACTTCCTGCACCCCGGCGACCCGGACGCACCGATCGAGTACGACGTCGACGCGCTGCGCGACGGCCGCGCGCAGACCGTCCGGCAGGTGCTGGGCAAGCAGGGGCCGCACGACGTGTTCGCGCTGACGGTCTCGTTCGCGCCGGCCGCGGCGTCCGGGCCGGTGCTCGAGCACCAGGAAGCCACCTCCCCGGTACCGGACTTCGACGCGGTCGAGTCGGTCGAGGAGACGCTCGCCCGCGCCGACGCCGGGCTCGGCGAATGGTTCACGCGGCGGATCGCGCCGAAGCCGGTCGAGGTCCGGTTCGTCGAGCGGCCCGCCCGCGACTACGTCCTGCGCGGCGAGGCGCCGCCGTCGCGGCAGCAGGTCCTGATGCGGATCCGCGAGCCGCTGCCCGACAACCCGCTCGCGCACGCGTGCGGGCTGGCCTACTTCTCCGACATGTTCCTGCTCTCGACCGCCGTCTACCCGCACCGGGCCGTGATCGGCGACCGGAACCTGCTGGTGGCCAGCCTCGACCACGCGATCTGGTTCCACGGGCCGGTCCGGGCGGACGAGTGGCTGCTCTACGACATGGAGTCGGACTGGGCCGGCCAGGGCCGTGGCCTGTGCCGCGGCCGGATGTTCGACGCCACCGGTCGCCTGATCGCCACGATCGTCCAGGAGGGGCTGGTCAAACCCCTGAGCCCGCGGGATTAG